In Rutidosis leptorrhynchoides isolate AG116_Rl617_1_P2 chromosome 2, CSIRO_AGI_Rlap_v1, whole genome shotgun sequence, one genomic interval encodes:
- the LOC139892901 gene encoding pyrophosphate--fructose 6-phosphate 1-phosphotransferase subunit alpha-like — MDSDYGVPRELSNLQKTRSLYKPELPPCLQGTTVRVEFGDATAAADPAGANAIARSFPHTYGRPLAHFFRETSKTANAQTISEHPAVRVGLVFCGRQSPGGHNIVWGLHEALKIHNPKSTLLGFLGGSEGLFAQKTLEITDDILATYKNQGGYDLLGRTKDQIRTTEQVNSAMTACKALNLDTLVIVGGVTSNTDAAQLAETFAEAKCATKVIGVPVTLNGDLKNQFVEANVGFDTICKVNSQLISNVCTDALSAEKYYYFIRLMGRKASHVAVECTLQSHPNMVILAEEVAASKLTLFDLTKQICDAVQARAGQDKNHGVILLPEGLIESIPEVFALLQEIHSLLRQGVSADNISTKLSPWASALFEFMPPFIRKQLLLHPESDDSAQLSQIETEKLLAELVEAEINKRLKEGTYKGKKFNAICHFFGYQARGSLPSKFDCDYAYVLGHICYHILAAGLNGYMATVTNLKNPSNKWRCGAAPITTMMTVKHYGRGSGAATIGKPVVHPATVDLRGKVYELLRKNASRFLMDDIYRNPGPLQFEGPGADSKAVSLCVEDLDYMGRIKELNDYLDKVRTIVKPGCSQDVLKAALSAMSSVTDVLSVMTSQSLE; from the exons ATGGATTCAGACTACGGAGTTCCACGCGAGCTTTCTAATCTACAAAAGACTCGATCGTTATACAAACCTGAACTTCCTCCTTGTCTTcag GGAACTACTGTGAGAGTAGAGTTTGGTGACGCAACTGCTGCAGCTGATCCTGCTGGTGCTAATGCAATAGCTCGATCATTTCCTCACACTTATGGTCGACCTCTTGCTCATTTTTTCAGAGAGACATCTAAAACAGCCAACGCTCAGACTATTAGTGAGCATCCTGCAGTGAG GGTTGGATTGGTGTTCTGTGGTAGACAATCTCCTGGCGGACATAACATTGTATGGGGTCTTCATGAAGCTCTCAAAATTCACAACCCTAAGAGTACTTTGCTTGGTTTTTTGG GTGGTTCTGAAGGTTTGTTTGCTCAAAAAACTCTCGAGATCACAGATGATATCCTTGCAACCTACAAAAATCAAG GTGGTTATGACTTGTTGGGACGAACCAAGGATCAAATTAGAACAACGGAACAAGTAAATTCCGCTATGACAGCTTGCAAGGCTTTGAACTTGGATACCCTAGTCATTGTTGGAG GCGTAACGTCTAATACTGATGCTGCTCAGCTTGCTGAGACCTTTGCTGAAGCAAAATGTGCTACAAAG GTGATTGGAGTACCAGTTACCTTAAATGGAGATCTTAAGAACCAGTTTGTTGAAGCAAATGTTGGATTTGATACTATATGCAAG GTTAACTCTCAACTCATCAGCAACGTCTGCACAGATGCTCTTTCCGCTGAAAAG TACTACTATTTTATCCGGCTAATGGGTAGGAAGGCTTCTCATGTTGCTGTGGAGTGCACTCTGCAGTCACACCCTAATATG GTTATCCTTGCTGAAGAAGTTGCTGCTTCAAAGCTTACCCTTTTTGACTTAACCAAACAGATCTGTGATGCCGTGCAAGCCAGAGCAGGGCAAG ACAAGAATCATGGTGTCATCCTACTTCCCGAAGGGCTTATAGAAAGCATCCCTGAAGTTTTTGCACTATTACAG GAAATTCATAGTCTTCTTCGACAAGGCGTCTCTGCTGATAATATATCAACAAAATTGTCGCCCTGGGCATCTGCCTTGTTTGAATTTATGCCGCCATTTATTAGGAAACAG CTTCTTCTTCATCCCGAATCAGATGACTCAGCCCAGTTGTCTCAG ATTGAGACCGAGAAGCTTCTGGCTGAACTTGTGGAAGCAGAAATCAACAAACGATTG AAAGAAGGTACATACAAGGGGAAGAAATTTAATGCCATATGCCACTTTTTTGGCTACCAAGCTCGGGGTTCTTTGCCTTCCAAGTTTGATTGTGACTATGCCTAT GTCCTTGGGCATATATGTTACCATATTCTTGCAGCTGGTTTGAATGGTTATATGGCAACTGTCACAAACTTGAAGAATCCTTCAAACAAATGGCGATGTGGTGCTGCTCCAATAACG ACTATGATGACCGTAAAGCATTATGGTCGCGGCTCAGGGGCTGCAACAATTGGTAAACCGGTTGTTCATCCTGCTACTGTCGATTTAAGAGGCAAAGTATACGA GCTGCTTCGAAAGAATGCAAGTAGATTCTTGATGGATGATATTTACCGAAACCCTGGACCCCTTCAGTTTGAAGGCCCAGGTGCTGATTCTAAGGCTGTCAGCTTGTGTGTCGAGGACTTGGATTACATGGGCCGTATCAAGGAATTGAACGACTATCTTGATAAG GTAAGAACGATTGTGAAGCCAGGATGTTCTCAAGACGTTCTGAAAGCTGCATTGAGTGCCATGTCTTCGGTGACTGACGTTCTTTCTGTCATGACCTCACAAAGCCTAGAATAA
- the LOC139892902 gene encoding signal peptide peptidase-like gives MKSGERAVNIALAGLTLLPLVMKVDPNVNVILTASLTVFVGCYRSVKPTPPTETMSNAHAMRFPVVGSAMLMSLFLLFKFLSKDLVNAVLTSYFFVLGILALSATLLPAIRRFLPTKWNEDVIHWKFPYSMDVEFTTSQVIASIPGTFFCLWYVVQKHWLANNILGLAFCIQGIEMLSLGSFKTGAILLCGLFFYDIFWVFFTPVMVSVARSFDAPIKLLFPTRDAVRQFSMLGLGDIVIPGIFVALALRFDVSRGRKSNYFKSAFIGYAVGVILTIIVMNWFQAAQPALLYIVPAVIGFLAVHCMWNGEVKALLEFDESKLAISGDGVVDENTSKKVE, from the exons ATGAAGAGCGGTGAACGAGCTGTGAATATTGCTCTAGCag GTCTCACCCTGCTACCTCTAGTTATGAAAGTAGACCCAAATGTGAATGTCATATTGACTGCCAGCCTCACAGTTTTTGTCGGTTGTTACCGTTCTGTAAAACCTACACCTCCTACT GAGACAATGTCTAATGCACATGCCATGCGTTTCCCTGTAGTTGGCAGTGCAATGCTTATGTCTTTGTTCTTGCTCTTTAAGTTCCTGTCAAAAGACTTGGTTAATGCTGTCCTGACATCCTACTTCTTCGTACTTGGCATCCTCGCACTttc GGCAACACTCTTACCTGCAATCAGGCGTTTTTTACCTACCAAGTGGAATGAAGATGTTATTCACTGGAAGTTCCCATATT CTATGGATGTTGAGTTTACGACATCTCAAGTCATTGCTTCAATTCCTGGGACCTTTTTTTGTTTGTGGTATGTTGTACAGAAGCATTGGCTGGCTAACAATATTTTGGGTCTTGCATTCTGCATCCAG GGAATAGAAATGCTTTCTCTTGGCTCATTCAAGACTGGTGCCATTTTGCTG TGTGGACTTTTTTTCTATGATATATTCTGGGTTTTCTTTACCCCAGTGATGGTCAGCGTTGCCAGGTCATTTGATGCACCTATAAAG CTTCTGTTCCCTACTAGAGATGCAGTACGTCAGTTTTCTATGCTTGGTTTAGGTGACATTGTTATTCCTG GCATTTTTGTAGCCTTGGCATTGAGATTTGATGTCTCAAGAGGAAGAAAGAGTAACTACTTCAAAAGTGCATTTATTGGATATGCAGTTGGTGTGATCCTTACGATTATTGTCATGAACTGGTTTCAAGCTGCACAG CCTGCTCTGTTATACATTGTACCTGCGGTTATTGGGTTCTTGGCTGTGCATTGCATGTGGAATGGGGAAGTCAAAGCG TTACTGGAGTTTGATGAGTCAAAATTAGCTATCAGCGGTGACGGTGTTGTGGATGAGAATACAAGCAAAAAAGTAGAGTGA